From a single Columba livia isolate bColLiv1 breed racing homer chromosome 15, bColLiv1.pat.W.v2, whole genome shotgun sequence genomic region:
- the TRAF7 gene encoding E3 ubiquitin-protein ligase TRAF7 isoform X2 produces MSLRSTFSLHEEEEEPEPLVFAEQPSVKLCCQLCCSVFKDPVITTCGHTFCRRCALTSEKCPVDNAKLTVVVNNIAVAEQIGELFIHCKYGCRPAASSKPAAFEVDPRGCPFTIKLSARKDHESSCDYRPVRCPNNPSCPPLLKMNLEAHLKECEHIKCPHSKYGCTFIGNQDTYETHLETCKFEGLKEFLQQTDDRFHEMQVAMAQKDQEIAFLRSMLGKLSEKIDQLEKNLELKFDVLDENQSKLSEDLMEFRRDASMLNDELSHINARLNMGILGSYDPQQIFKCKGTFVGHQGPVWCLCVYSIGDLLFSGSSDKTIKVWDTCTTYKCQKTLEGHDGIVLALCIQGNKLYSGSADCTIIVWDIQNLQKVNTIRAHDNPVCTLVSSHNMLFSGSLKAIKVWDIVGTELKLKKELTGLNHWVRALVASQNYLYSGSYQTIKIWDIRNLECVHVLQTSGGSVYSIAVTNHHIVCGTYENLIHVWDIETKEQVRTLTGHVGTVYALAVISTPDQTKVFSASYDRSLRVWSMDNMICTQTLLRHQGSVTALAVSRGRLFSGAVDSTVKVWTC; encoded by the exons ATGTCCTTGCGCTCAACATTCTCACTccatgaggaagaggaggagcca gAACCCTTGGTTTTTGCTGAACAACCGTCtgtgaagctgtgctgccaaCTGTGCTGTAGTGTGTTTAAGGATCCAGTTATCACAACCTGTGGG CACACATTTTGTAGAAGATGTGCCTTAACATCTG AGAAGTGCCCCGTGGACAACGCCAAACTGACCGTCGTGGTGAACAACATTGCGGTGGCTGAGCAGATCGGGGAGCTCTTCATCCACTGCAAGTACGGCTGCCGGCCCGCAGCCAGCAGCAAGCCTGCTGCATTCGAGGTGGATCCCCGGGGCTGCCCCTTCACGATTAAACTGAGTGCCAGGAA AGATCATGAAAGCAGCTGTGATTACAGGCCGGTTCGCTGCCCCAATAACCCCAGCTGCCCACCTCTGCTGAAAATGAACCTGGAGGCACATCTGAAAGAGTGCGAGCACATAAAGTGTCCCCACTCCAAATACGG GTGTACGTTCATAGGAAATCAAGACACTTATGAGACCCACTTGGAGACGTGCAAGTTCGAGGGGCTGAAGGAGTTCCTGCAGCAGACAGATGATCGCTTCCATGAGATGCAGGTGGCGATGGCCCAGAAGGACCAGGAAATTGCCTTCCTGCGCTCCATGCTGGGGAAGCTCTCAGAGAAGATCGACCAGCTGGAGAAGAACCTGGAGCTTAAGTTTG ATGTGCTGGACGAGAACCAGAGCAAGCTGAGCGAGGACCTGATGGAGTTCCGCAGGGACGCGTCCATGCTGAAT GATGAACTCTCCCACATTAATGCTCGACTCAACATGGGCATCCTGGGAT CCTACGATCCTCAGCAGATCTTCAAGTGCAAGGGGACCTTTGTGGGACACCAGGGCCCTGTCTGGTGTTTGTGTGTTTACTCCATAGGAGATTTGCTCTTCAGTGGCTCTTCAGACAAAACCATTAAG GTGTGGGATACCTGTACCACATACAAGTGCCAAAAGACCTTGGAGGGTCACGATGGAATTGTACTGGCTCTCTGTATCCAGGG GAACAAGCTGTACAGCGGCTCTGCTGACTGCACCATCATT GTCTGGGATATCCAAAACCTGCAGAAAGTGAACACGATCCGAGCACACGACAATCCTGTTTGCACTTTGGTCTCCTCGCATAACATGCTGTTCAGCGGCTCTCTCAAAGCCATCAAG GTCTGGGATATTGTAGGTACCGAACTCAAGCTGAAGAAGGAGCTGACAGGTCTAAATCACTGGGTGCGAGCGCTGGTGGCTTCTCAAAACTATCTCTACAGCGGATCTTACCAGACGATCAAG ATCTGGGACATCCGCAACTTGGAGTGTGTCCACGTGCTGCAGACATCGGGAGGCAGTGTCTACTCCATCGCTGTGACAAACCACCACATTGTGTGTGGCACCTACGAGAACCTCATCCAT GTCTGGGACATAGAGACAAAGGAGCAGGTCCGCACACTGACCGGGCACGTGGGTACGGTCTATGCCCTCGCTGTCATCTCCACGCCGGATCAAACCAAAGTCTTCAGCGCATCGTACGACCGGTCTCTCAGG GTGTGGAGTATGGACAACATGATCTGTACCCAGACGCTGCTGCGACACCAGGGCAGCGTCACCGCCCTCGCCGTCTCCAGGGGACGCCTCTTCTCTGGCGCCGTGGACAGCACTGTAAAG GTCTGGACTTGCTAG